A window of [Ruminococcus] lactaris ATCC 29176 genomic DNA:
AAAAATGACAAAAGGAAGATATGGGATTCATGGCGGACAGTATATTCCTGAAACGCTGATGAATGCAGTGATCGAGCTTGAAGAAGCTTATAACCATTATAAAAACGACAAAGAATTTAACGATGAGCTGAATACACTTTTAAATGAATATGCGGGAAGACCATCCCGGCTGTATTATGCCAAAAGAATGACGGAAGATCTGGGCGGTGCAAAGATTTATTTGAAAAGAGAAGACTTGAATCATACCGGAGCACATAAGATCAATAATGTACTTGGTCAGGTTCTTCTTGCAAAGAAAATGGGAAAGACCAGGGTTATTGCAGAAACCGGTGCAGGTCAGCATGGAGTGGCAACAGCGACAGCAGCAGCACTGATGGATATGGAATGTGAAATCTTTATGGGAAAAGAAGATACAGAACGTCAGGCATTGAATGTTTACAGAATGAGACTTTTAGGTGCAAAAGTACATGCAGTCACAACCGGAACAGCAACTTTAAAAGATGCTGTATCGGAGACGATGAGAGAGTGGACGAAGAGAATAGAAGATACACATTATGTACTCGGTTCTTGCATGGGACCACATCCATTCCCACAGATTGTGCGTGATTTTCAGGCTGTGATTTCAAAAGAGATCAAGGAACAGTTGATGGAAAAAGAAGGAAAACTCCCGGATGCAGTGCTTGCCTGCGTGGGAGGCGGATCCAATGCAATCGGTGCATTTTACAATTTTATCGAAGATGAGAGTGTACGACTGATCGGTTGTGAGGCAGCAGGAAGAGGAATTAATACTGCGGAAACAGCCGCAACGATCGCTACAGGAAAATTAG
This region includes:
- the trpB gene encoding tryptophan synthase subunit beta, encoding MTKGRYGIHGGQYIPETLMNAVIELEEAYNHYKNDKEFNDELNTLLNEYAGRPSRLYYAKRMTEDLGGAKIYLKREDLNHTGAHKINNVLGQVLLAKKMGKTRVIAETGAGQHGVATATAAALMDMECEIFMGKEDTERQALNVYRMRLLGAKVHAVTTGTATLKDAVSETMREWTKRIEDTHYVLGSCMGPHPFPQIVRDFQAVISKEIKEQLMEKEGKLPDAVLACVGGGSNAIGAFYNFIEDESVRLIGCEAAGRGINTAETAATIATGKLGIFHGMKSYFCQDEYGQIAPVYSISAGLDYPGIGPEHADLYDKGRAEYVAITDDEAVDAFEYLSRTEGIIPAIESAHAVAYARKLAPTMKKDQIIVINISGRGDKDCAAIARYRGEDIHE